The sequence GGCTGTGGTCGCCGTGGGTGCCGGTCTGGTTGGTGCCGCCGTTGCCCTGGGCGGAGACGGCGGCGCCGTCCGAGTCGGCGATGGCGGAGGCCGAACCGGCGGACATCGCGATGGCGGCGGCGGCCAGGCCGGCGGCGGCGAGAGACTTCTTGATCATTTCGGTGTTCCTCTCAGGGGTGAATCGGGGAGCGATTCGAAGGATGGATCAGGAGGGGTGACGCAGCTTGGGACGAGCAGGTCAGCCGATCAGGTGGGAGACGCCGGAGTCGCCCTTGCTCTGGGTGCCCTGGCCCTGGGTGCAGTACTGCTTGCCACCGCTGTTGGCGATCGGGACCTCGACCGGGACGGCCACGCCGAGCACGCCGACCGCGATGTTGTGGATCTCGGGCAGGCAGACGTTCGCGTTGTCCAGGAAGTGGAAGTTCGGGCTGTGGTCGCCGACGGTGCCGGTGAAGTTGGTGCCGCCGTTGCCCTGGAACGACCCGGCGGAGCCGTCCGAGTCGCCGATGGCCGAGGCCGGCGCCGCGGCGGCGGCCAGCGCGGCGGCGGCCAGGCCGGCGGCCGCGAAGGACTTCTGGATCATGGGGAGATCCCTCTCTGAAAAGCTCTTGGTTTCCGTGCGTACAACGCGTACAACGCTCAGACCCGGTCTGCGGTCACTGACGCTCAGATCAAAGAATGACGGCACGGAAGGTTACGGGGATTTCTGAAAAGAGTCCGGGAGGCGCGACGGCCGGGTGTTTCTTGTCGGATTATTAGCCCGAACCGGTTAACGCCCGCAATCCGGGATCCCGGTGGCTCGTTGAGCACATTGCTTTCGGCTGCGCCCGCGCAGCCTTCCCTGTAGAGATCTCCACCACGGACAGGCAGAACGGTGAAAAGCATGAGGTTCTCCAAGCGGGCCGGCGCGATGCTGCTGGCGGTCGGTGCGGGCATGCTCGCCTCCCAGGGGGCGGCCTCCGCCGCCCCGGTCGGGCCCGAGCAGGTGGGGGCGCTGGAGGAGCAGCTGGGCACCCAGCAGGTGCCGGTGGACATCCCGCTGGCGCCGCTGGACAGCCGGATCTCGGGCGGCATCCCGACCTCGCTGGTGATGCCTCCGGTGCCCGC comes from Streptomyces sp. TLI_053 and encodes:
- a CDS encoding rodlet layer protein produces the protein MIQKSFAAAGLAAAALAAAAAPASAIGDSDGSAGSFQGNGGTNFTGTVGDHSPNFHFLDNANVCLPEIHNIAVGVLGVAVPVEVPIANSGGKQYCTQGQGTQSKGDSGVSHLIG